The genomic segment CTAGTAGAAACTCCTGTAGTTGGATTCACACCATCAGCTATTTTACAGAGATTTCTTTGATCTTCACTGTCAAGAATCGCAAATGTAAAATCAGCTCCTTCAATTTGAGCACCAGCAAAACTGCTACCTGATGCAATCATATTTACTAGAATGGAATTTCTAAGATCGGTCTTCTGAAAATTAACCCTGTCCGAAAGAGTATCAGTAAGATCTACACCATTAAGGTTGGAACCTTTGAGGTCTGACAAAGTTAGTGTTGTTCCATGAAGATCGACGTTACTGAAATCAGCATCTCTTGCCATTGCACCAGCGATAGAGGAAAGATGTAAGTCTTCACCATGAAAATCGAATCCTGTGATATCAGAACGAACATAACTTGGGACTTCGTCTCCTTCTCCCTTAACTGCCACATTGGCACCAGCAAATACAGGGGTCACCCCAAAAAATATGATTAAAAAGCTGAGTACATATTTGATAATTTTTGAAAAAAGAAGATCAAATTTCATGAGTAAAAATGATAACCCACCTGATTAATGCAATTATCTCTCCTATTAAAGAATTTTAAGTACATTGATAAGACAAATTAATGTAAGAGGGATTATCTAGTGGTTATTACAAAAGAGGTCTTCCAGAGATAAATTCATGCATTACTGGGTTCATCCAATATAGACCTACAAATAACATTAAAAACACATTAAAAACTATCAAAACACCACCAAGTAAAAAGGTCTGATCATTCGAAGTATTATTTTCTCTCGTGTTTTGAACAATGGCTTGAAAATTCTGGTTCATTTTTCTCAATAAGACCCGACCAAGTTACTAGAAAAAGAGAAATAATGAGGCTCTAACAGGAGAATTAACAGGATCTTTCTATTTATTTAAGATTTGAAAAATATTTCTGTTGATAATTTTGGAGAAAAGAGGCTTAGATCTTTCTATCTTTTTAAAAATCAATCTCCCATTCAAGTATTAATATCTTTCAAAGACTGATTCACTTATGCCATTCATTCAAATCAACACATCCTCCAAAAGTGTTGTAGAAAATGATGATTTGCTCCAAAAAGATATTTCAAAAATGATTGCTGTTTTAACCGGAAAACCGGAAAATTACGTAATGACGATGATCCAAAGAAATGCCAAAATGACATTTGCTGGATCCGATGAACCATGCTGTTTTATCAAGGTTCAATCAATTGGCTCACTAAACCCATCCTCGATGAGCAAGGCTTTGTGCGAGTTAATTGCATCTAAAACCAATATAAATACAAATAGAATTTATATTGAATTTTTCGACGTTAAAGCCTCAAATTGGGGATTCAATGGTTCAACATTTGGATAGGAAATTTATTATCTTTTGTAATCATTGTTGAAAATATTTTAATTGAATCAACCAACTATTCATTTAACTAAGAGAGTTTACAACCCTTTTCAGTACATAATTTCTCAATAGAAGGTCGAAAAGTTAATTTTAATCTGTATTTTGCCCATATCCCATAAATAAACTCAATAAATTTATCAAAAATGGGCAATTTTGTTGGTGCATAAATCCAACCCAAGCCAATCAAAGTATAAGCCTCTTGAAAAACCTTAATATCCTTAATTACTGAACCATCACTTTTCAAAGCATGGATTCTCTCCATCGCTTGTTTATAGGTAATGCCATATTTAAGATCTAAATAAAAATCAGAAGTATTTATATCAATAAAACTTAGGTATCCCTTTTGATTTCTTGATTGCAAGAAATCAACCTCTCTTTTGCATAAGGGGCATCCTCCATCAAAAAAAATAGTAAGCTTGGCTGTGTTCATAAAAAATTTCAAAACTTTTAAGAGCTTTATTTAAGAAATAAAGGCTATCTTCGTTGTTCAATGTAAATAAACACTTGATAGCAGCACAAATAAGAGCGATCTTAATGATATCTAACTGATAAAAAAAATGGGTGCACTATTTATTTTCATATTAATCTCAGTATCAGTAATTTCCGCCTTGCTTTTCTTCAATAAAGGGGAGAAAGCTCAAGAGATCAAAAGCACTCTTAAAAACATATATGAAAATTTTAAAGAACTCTTCTCAAATTTTAAAAAGCTTTTTTTGATAGTTAAAGAGCTAATTCAATCAAAATTAGATCAAGGACCTACTCAGCTGAAAGATGAATCAACAGAGTCGCAACCTGAGGCAACTCCTGAACCTGAGGCAACTCCTGAACCTGAGGCAACTCCTGAACCTGAGGCAACTCCTGAACCTGAGGTAACGCCTGAACCTGAGGTAACGCCTGAACCTGAGGTAACGCCTGAACCTGAGGTAACGCCTGAACCTGAGGTAACGCCTGAACCTGAGGTAACGCCTGAACCTGAGGTAACGCCTGAACCTGAGGTAACGCCTGAACCTGAGGTAACGCCTGAACCTGAGGTAACGCCTGAACCTGAGGTAACGCCTGAACCTGAGGTAACGCCTGAACCTGAGGTAACGCCTGAACCTGAGGTAACGCCTGAACCTGAATTCATCCCAACTAGCGAATTAGAAAAAACTTCTGAAAATTCAATTGATGACGAAAATATTGATATAAAAACGGAGTAATTTTTTAGATTTCTTCCCAATAAAAAGCCTCATCAAATTTGATGAGGCTTTTTTATTGAAATTTAAGTTTGAATCAACTAACTCTCAGTTGTTGCGAGAGAAGCTACTGATCCAACAACACGACGGAAATCAAAGCCCATGGCTCTAAGAGCATGCCAAATATGACCTTGAATAAAGAAAAATCCAAAGTAATAATGAACATTTGACAATGCTGCTCTAGTTGTATGACCTAAAAACGCAGTGCTATCTGAGACATCTCCCGTGTCTACCCAATAAGGAGAAATTCCAAATTTCAAAGCTAAAGGCTCTCCATACCAGTCAATTGGATAAACAGTTGTATTTTGTGCGCACCAGAATGCAGCAACAATTGCCATCCAACCAATACCAGCAAGAGACCAGGAGAGAACGGCTTCTGCTGAAAGCAATCCTTTACCTTTGAACTCAGTGTATTCGCCTAGTTGTTTTGTAGCGATGTGCCATGCACCACCACTTATTTGAACGAATGCTAAGAATGCATGACCGCTCATTACTTCTTCTAGGCTGTCAATGGTAAGGAAGTCGAACTGATGCCCGTAAACCATTCCAAAATCACCATATCCAGGGAAGATTGTTCTGATTTCACCTATGGCTGGATCATAAATTCCATGCCACCTTGCCCACTCGACGAACCAAATATTTGCAACCCCAAAGAAAATCAAGTGATGTCCAAGAATGAATGTCAAATTATCTGGATTGTCCCATTCAAGTTTGAATTTCTTGGTGGTAGGAATTGGACCATCTTTCAAGTCCGGGTCAAATAAGAGTGAATGAGCTAATCCAGCTGTTCCATATACAGCTGAAAAAATCAAATGGAAAATAGCAATTGTTGCTACACCAGCTCCGGTCCATACTCCTGCTTCATCAAAGCCGAGGCCAAGAGATGCTAGATGAGCAAGAAAAATGGAACTTTGATGTCCCATTGGTATTTCTGGGTTGTAGCGAGCAAGCTCCCAAAGGGTACTTCCACCAGCTGCAAAGCAAATCAGGCCTGTGTGTCCGATATGTGACCCTATGAATCGACCAGCGCGATTGGTCACCACAGAATTGCCAACCCACCACCCGTAGGTGACGTCTGGGTTTCCGTAGGTCTGCATAATTAAGGAATTAAAGTCGAAATTTTGGCTACCATACACTTTTTGGAATTGTTTTTACCAGAATAGTTAGAGGTCTTTATAGGTCTCTCTCATTTTTTACCAAAAAAGCTCTATTTATTTAAAAATAGACAAAAAAAATACCCCCCATAATAGAGGGGTATTTTTGTTTTTTTTTTAATCTATCTTGGAGCTCTTCCATTGAAACCAGCGCCTTCAACCCTGACTGTTGCGCCTTCAGTATTACCAATTGCTTCGGAAACTTTCTTGAAGTCAAATCCTAAAGCACGTAAAGCATGCCAGAAATGACCCTGTAAGAAGAAAAATCCAAAGTAATAATGAACATTAACTAAAGCAGCCCTAGTTGTGTGACCAAAGAAAGCTGTTATGCCAGTGCTATCTGCTGTATCAATCCAATATGGAGCAACTGAGAACTGTAACTTCAAAGGCTCACCAAACCACTCAATGGGATAAACGGTTGTATTGGTAGCAGCCCAGAATGCTGCAACAATTGCCATCCAACCTATACCTGCAAGAGACCATGAAAGGACTGCCTCTGCAGAAAGCAATTCAGCTCCTTTGTACTTACTCCATTCACCAAGTCTCTTGTTTTCCCATTGAGTTGAACCTGCAACCATATGAATAGTTGCTCCGGTCAATTCTGCAAAAGCAAGAAATGCATGTCCACCCATTACATCTTCGAGACTATCAATTCCGATGAAATCAAATTGACGATTCCATATCATCGTCAAATCAAGATTGTAATTGACCTGTCTAACCGAACCAATAGCTGGATCATATATGCCGTGGATTCTTGCCCATTCAACAAA from the Prochlorococcus marinus str. NATL2A genome contains:
- a CDS encoding pentapeptide repeat-containing protein, translated to MKFDLLFSKIIKYVLSFLIIFFGVTPVFAGANVAVKGEGDEVPSYVRSDITGFDFHGEDLHLSSIAGAMARDADFSNVDLHGTTLTLSDLKGSNLNGVDLTDTLSDRVNFQKTDLRNSILVNMIASGSSFAGAQIEGADFTFAILDSEDQRNLCKIADGVNPTTGVSTRASLECKGDKPSMPSA
- a CDS encoding phenylpyruvate tautomerase MIF-related protein, encoding MPFIQINTSSKSVVENDDLLQKDISKMIAVLTGKPENYVMTMIQRNAKMTFAGSDEPCCFIKVQSIGSLNPSSMSKALCELIASKTNINTNRIYIEFFDVKASNWGFNGSTFG
- a CDS encoding thiol-disulfide oxidoreductase DCC family protein translates to MNTAKLTIFFDGGCPLCKREVDFLQSRNQKGYLSFIDINTSDFYLDLKYGITYKQAMERIHALKSDGSVIKDIKVFQEAYTLIGLGWIYAPTKLPIFDKFIEFIYGIWAKYRLKLTFRPSIEKLCTEKGCKLS
- a CDS encoding chlorophyll a/b binding light-harvesting protein produces the protein MQTYGNPDVTYGWWVGNSVVTNRAGRFIGSHIGHTGLICFAAGGSTLWELARYNPEIPMGHQSSIFLAHLASLGLGFDEAGVWTGAGVATIAIFHLIFSAVYGTAGLAHSLLFDPDLKDGPIPTTKKFKLEWDNPDNLTFILGHHLIFFGVANIWFVEWARWHGIYDPAIGEIRTIFPGYGDFGMVYGHQFDFLTIDSLEEVMSGHAFLAFVQISGGAWHIATKQLGEYTEFKGKGLLSAEAVLSWSLAGIGWMAIVAAFWCAQNTTVYPIDWYGEPLALKFGISPYWVDTGDVSDSTAFLGHTTRAALSNVHYYFGFFFIQGHIWHALRAMGFDFRRVVGSVASLATTES
- a CDS encoding chlorophyll a/b binding light-harvesting protein, with product MQSYGNPDVTYEWWAGNSVVTSRSGRFIASHIGHTGLIAFAAGGSTLWELARYNPEIPMGHQSSLFLGHLAAFGVGFDEAGAWTGVGVAAVAIVHLVLSMVYGGGALLHAVYFEADVADSEVPRARKFKLEWNNPDNQTFILGHHLFFFGMACIAFVEWARIHGIYDPAIGSVRQVNYNLDLTMIWNRQFDFIGIDSLEDVMGGHAFLAFAELTGATIHMVAGSTQWENKRLGEWSKYKGAELLSAEAVLSWSLAGIGWMAIVAAFWAATNTTVYPIEWFGEPLKLQFSVAPYWIDTADSTGITAFFGHTTRAALVNVHYYFGFFFLQGHFWHALRALGFDFKKVSEAIGNTEGATVRVEGAGFNGRAPR